The following nucleotide sequence is from Pseudoliparis swirei isolate HS2019 ecotype Mariana Trench chromosome 7, NWPU_hadal_v1, whole genome shotgun sequence.
CTCATCAGACAAACTCTCTTTGTCCATCGGTTCATTAAGCGAAGGAAATGATCCCCTCATGAGAGTCAGGGGTGCCCCAGAGAAAGTCATATTCTCCACACTGGATGACAGGGATCTGCAGTGGCCGTAGGGACTGTCTCTGGACAGATATCTCCACCCGGTCAATTTCAAAGACCTTTCACATGGGCTGGAAGGTCTGTACCGAGAACTTGGTCGGCTATCATCCGGGGAAAAGGCAGGATTGACTAAACCCTCAGAGATGTCTCGAGACTTGGACAGAAGGAAATCATTGGAAGAGGCTCTGGATACTACGACGTTAGACAGCTGTTCGTGTGTCCTTTCCTCCGCTTGCTTATCCACAGAGGTTTTCTCCTGACTGGGATACACGTGTGGCTTATGGTATGATGACTCCAAGCTTCTGGCAGAAAGAGGAGACCCACAGTGGGATGGTCCACCTCCGTAAAAGTGAGCGAGGGAAGCGTGAGACCCAGCTCTAGAGGTGCCCAGGCAATTCTCACCAGGATGGTTAACAGTAGGAGTAAGTACATCACAGTCTGCTTCACTTGTGTGCGGGAGGGTCCAGCTGTGAGGGAGGATGTGCCGGGACTCTGTGAGGAGTTGACATTGAGCCAGACGAGCCTCCTCCTGTTGCAGGCTGTCAGAAGCAGAGAGCAGAGTGAGGGTGTCCACGGCCAGAGCCGACAGGTCCTGGAGTTGACCCAGCTGACCGTCCAAGCCCGATAGGCTGTCCTGAATGAAGATGACCTTGTCTGAGACTTCCCCCACCATCATGCACATCTCCTCGGctctaaaacaacaacaaaaacactgttCAAACACGTTTTTTTCATCTTATTCATGACGGTCCATGTCTGATGTCTTGCCGTATAATCAGCTGACAAAAAACTCATACCAATGTCCCAATATGAAGCCACTGACAGGACACTTTACACAGTAACGGCGTCTAATATTGTGtgtcacatatatacattcgaGTGAAGCCTGTGCGAGCAAGACTGAAATACACATTTGATGGATTGCATGACAATGTAAATAAAATCTACAAAAAATGATGAGAAAAGAGAATTTCAAAGTAACATATTTTTCTGATATGACATCACTATTCATGTACATTTTTCCTATCTATAATATATCTGAATCAAATCTCCAAACTCCTGTAGAATATCCAAAAACACTGGCAACAGCCTCTGCAAGGGCCCAAAGTAAACAAATGTAAAAGTTTAGTAAGTGGATTGTTATTTTGCATGAGAAGAAACACAAGAGCCAGAAGGTCTTCCTCTCAGATAACATACATTGAGCAGAGTCGCTTTAATTCCACATCCTACACTCCTGGTAAATACAGATGAATTAGAATAGCAATCAAACCTCTCAGACGTGGCTCTGATCCTGTTCATTTGACAGCTTTGAAGACCTTCACTCTTCTCGTGGAAGTAGGCCTCGACACATTTCTCTTCAAACTCATGAAGCCTCTTACGGTCCTCATGGCCCAGGTAGAGCTCTGGTAGAGGCAGGCAAGAGAGGATAAGTGACTGAATACACATGCTGTGAACTGACTATgtccacacacactgcagtactCACTAAGTCCagagcctctctcctcccgctcAGCATCCCCAATGCATTTCCTGTAGATGGCTCTTAAACCTATGGTCATGTGACTAATGAGGATAAACGGCGGAGGCAACCACGGTAGCTCCTGGTAGGTCATTATGTAACGATATCGGTTGTACTTCCACAGATTTTTGGAGATTGATGCCAAGTCAAAGTAGACGTTGCTGTTGTTGAGAGGacaacattcatttaaataaaagtaatatccatttattttatgattttGGATTTTGCTATATAAACATGCTCACTTAAAAAATGCAATGAGAATGTTGACCATGATGATATACTGAAAGAACATATAGACAGCCTGGAGGAATGCCGTCAGAAAGGAAGCGGGAGGACATGGATTGCCGTCGTCACATGCTGTTAggacaaccaaacacacacagaacagaccTCACACGAGATACAATCAATACCAACATGGCCCGTGGGAATACAATGCAAACTGTCACATGTCTTTAACATGTTGGAACCAATGTCACAAATGCTTAAGGATCTGAATTCAGAACGTTTTTTACCATTTATGTATGATTCTAAATGTTGATAGAGGGTATCATTTGGTATATGGTACCTAAGACATCAAAAAGCAGTACAATTATTCATTTGGAATTTCTTTACAAATTAACTTACTGCTTTACAGCCTTTGGTATCTTCATTGTATGTCGAAGATATGCAGCATCAAGAATGCATCACTTGAAAATAGGGTCAAATGattgaataaactgaattttagTTCAGTTCAATGATTCAATTTGCTTTTAAGTTTAACGTCACCCGATCTGGATTCTGTGCATCTGATCATGTTGCAAAGGACAAGTGGCAATCTGACATTAAGCACCTCGACTAAAACACTCGAGGCTACACCAAAGTCATCAGAGTTTATTTCTACTGCTTTTAATCAAAACTGGTTAAAACGTGTTTTCTCTTGAACCACTAACGATCTATCTCTGTTGCGTAGACCTCTCCGAAGATCATAAAGTAGGGCTGGAAGACGATGTCTCGAGCTAGACTCCAGGACGGGTCCTCGTTTGGCGACAGGATGGCCTTCCTGGACACACCGAAGCTCAGCAGAACTATTGCCATCATCACCACTATGAAGAACATGTTACTGGtctgagcagaaagagaggagagggggtgagtataaaaaaaataacatctCCACCTTCTTCCTCTCCAACAAGTAGTGTGCCGTCTTTACCCACCATCTTAATGATCATGGTCAGGTAAGGGCCGGCTTGCTGGTTGACAGCCAGCAGATCCAGCACCCTGACGAACCAGAAGATGATGTCCAGACAGTAACTGATCCGTCCTGCCGTCCGGTAGGGGTTGGCATACCAACGCAGTGTCAATCCagccaggaagaggaggatggcaaTGACATCTGATATGTTCCAGTACTCTGAGAACCAAATCTTTAGCTTCTGGCTCAGCTTCCTCGGCTCAGACATGAGTACCTAATTAAGAGTTACATATTTGGATATTCTATTATTAAGTAGTATTAAGCTGTATTGATCTATCAACCAATATTATTATGCATTGTATTATATACAAATTACTTGTATTTTGTCTTCAAtattacttttttgtttttaaatacccTGAGTAGAAAATGTATTACCAATGCATCAAAATAGTTACAGAATTACAACGAAGAGAATAGAAATAAAGAAGAGAACATGTCTCTCTGCtggctctctcacctctctggtCTTCTCCACTGCAGTGGACAAGATGTACGCGATGACCAGCCACTCCTGAACACTGGGTTGATCCTGCATCTCCACCAGGACGACGTAGGAGAATAACATCAGAAAGACCAGGTAGGACATCTAAAATGAAAACAGAAACAgtggaaaaaaaaataagacaGAGATTTGGAAAGATttgaaaaatacacaacaaatagAACTCATGCTGCATCTAACGAGGAGGAAATCCTGTTTTCAGAGTATTACAATGTGGACACTACCTACTGTGTGAAACCAAAACTTGACAACAGGAGCTGTGTAGAAGTCATAGATTCTTGTGATCCAGGAAAGACACTGCACGGTGGTAGAGGAAACAGCTTCTGACATGGAATATCTGTCATGGAACGACAGGCCTCGCTCTGCATCCTGACTGCCctgtgagagaagaagagaatggAAGAGGTACAATACTCAAGCTATAAGGATTCGGGTTAGTCCTCTCCTGGCATTTTACCGTGTGATGAGTTACCTCGTCGCCTGGTTCAGACTTCCCGGACTCAAGTCCAAACAGTATTGCCTCATGGGACTGTGGCACATGGCACATTTCAGCTTTGCTTTTAAACTCCAATAGCAAGATGGCAGGAGGCAGAAGAAGGCTCAAAATGAtctgaaagaaagagaaaacaagtGTGTCATGTAAGCTTCTACAGCTGTCCAAAAACGTGAAGAAGCCATGTCTCCACCATAAGATAAGTAAGAAAAGGTTTTCTTTattcaaatgtaattaaattatgTCAAAGAAACACTCGGAGTGATGAACCCACCAGGATTTATgttcatgtattatttatttattttgatggtGATATAAATACCACTAAGACAAGAACATCTTTGTTATGACACTGACAATCAGAGACTTAAGAGGTGTATGGATTTAAACATAATATTCATTTTCTCTGGTTAATCTGACGCTTGTGGGGGTCACAATGTGTACCTTCACAAAGGAGTTTTTTCTCATGTTGAGTGGACCGGTCCAGAGATCTGTGAGGAGGGTCTGAGTGCTGGAGTGTGAGACAAATGGCCGATGACATGAGGAGACAGACATCTGCAGACAGGTGTAGTGGCTCCATACGTCCATCTCTGAAATCAACAGCTTCATGGCCATCTTCTTATTCTGGCGAAATGCGCAGTCTAACAAGTCCACCGCCAGCTGACCAAACTCACTAAGGCACAAAGACGGGACATCTTGTCATTTGCACTATTTATAAATCTTTTAATACACAAACTCGCATTACACAAGACTAGATCGTAATTTAAATGGAAAACATCACTGATTGTTTCTTTTAATCATGCAACTATACTACACAAAGATTATTATGTTGTAATCGTCCCGGTAGGTTGAGtacagacaaaacacacacaccaacacacactcacagtgaaTATGTCGTGAATCGGTCTGAAATGTTGTCGTCCATACTGCTCTGCCGCGCCTCAAAGGCCATGGAGCGGTAAAGCTTACAAGCCACTGCTGCACGTGCCAGCGTTTCTTCGCCATGCTGCCACAGGAACAGTGCCATCTGCTGCCGCTGGTGAAGTATGGCCCACACGAACAGGTCGTTGAAGTTGAAGGGAACCAGCAGTGGAGCGTCACCAGGGCCAGGGCTCGACGTGACCTCTGGACTGCTCCCAGGTGACGCATCCTGCTCCTAAGATGGGGATGTTAGAGGTATGGACCAAACAAACCACATAGgaatggagaggaagaaggagggatcCCATGTTTTTAAGATGCCTTAGAGATCCAAAAAGGTGCTAGAAACAACAGCATGGCTATACAGAACTAGAGACTTTCTCAAAACAATGTATTCATTTTcgaataattaaaatgttttaaaaaatgtaagtaaAGCATTTGAATGACGGAAAATACTGAAGGGTGCATTATTTGTAAGATACGTTAAGCATAATTACAAGTAATAAACACAAGTCAAACAACATGTATCAACTACATCGACACACAGtggataaagaaagaaagagctgTAGCTACTTTGCCCTGCAGGATGCTGTAGGCAGCTCTGAAGTGTTTCCGTGTGTAGCTGCTGCGGTACGCTCCTCCTATGAGGGACTCGATCACCAGGCCCATGTCAATTAGGGAGAGACGGTAACCGATGGGAAGAGAAgtctactctcacacacacacacacacacaccacgcacacacatgcagtaaatacacaaatactatATGACTGTATATATGGCTACGACAGTTATATCTATAGTGCACATAAATGCAGCTCAAATCAATATCCAGTGAAGAGCTAGTATTATTTCTACTATTACTATTTTAAAAATTCCAGACTAATGTTTACTAAAACATCACTGAATATAAATAAGACTAACAAGGAGATTTTAAACAAGACTAGgactaaaaaaatgtaaagttgcCAAAAATGAACACTAGTTAAAGCCAGTAATGTCTGAGTAAACAGTGTGATTTAATATCCATATGATCATAGGCGTTTTCATTCTCACTAGTCACCTGTTTGGCATCTTCAACGAGGTGGCGCAGGAAACGGTCCGTCTGCCCCTGTGGCTGTTGAAAGAAACTTGAATTAGTATTCAGAGTAGTAAACGGGACAACTACCAAATCAGAGCAAAATAAAACCTCTACTGGTTACTTTTTAACACAGTGGCATATTGCGTACACAGTAGCAGCCCTGGGACCCTTAGCTTATTTCTTAGGGGGACTTACTATCCCAgagttatgaataaataaacaggcATTGATACACCATAGATAAAAGCACTGTGGAGAACACCATGTGTGAATGTACTGATGACAAAGAGTCTTATGATCTCAAAACATCCTAAAACAACAACTGGGAAAATACCCTGAAAGCAATTGACCAGGAAACATATTATTAGTGCAAAACCCTTACAGTGCATTATTGTGATTTCGATCAAAGCCACAGTTTTGGAGTTTGTGCTTCAAGAGtcacaaacaaaagaacagaATTGTTTCTGTTTGTATACTAAAGTGCGAGCCAAGGGGAAACAAAAGCGTAAACAGTACAGCAAGACAAACTGGAGTGCTGTGGGGTGAAAGTATtttcaaaaaaacatttcaatatgttgttttttattttaatgctgAATTTCTATTCATGACCAATTTGATGTGTAAATAAAACATTCtgaaggagatggagagtcGCACCATCAGAAGTAGAttcttaaatatattataataaccgTGTTATAGAGCTCCTCCAGGCGATACACAGTCAGGAAGCGGCTCATAGTCATGCCGTTGTCAATCAGCAGTTTGACAAAACTGACTCGGTCCATCACCAGAGCATCCAGCATGGCCTGCTCCAAGGAACCCACCTGCATACAGCATATCATCATTAAGGTTAAACAACTTCTGTTCAGGattgttaaaataaatgaaataatgtgcAATAACGACGTTTAATTACCTCCCAATGCTGTCCGTACACCAGGACGTGTTTCTGTGCGATGTCAGCCCTGTCCCAGGCGAGGGCCATGCTCAGCTGCTCTGCAGGACTGGCCGAGGTACCTGTTCATCATACAGAACAAAACTGATACATCAGAACGTATATATACCTCaacaatatacactaccgttcaaaagtttggggtcatccagacaatttcgtgtcttccatgaaaactcacttttatttatcaaattaattgaaaattgaatagaaaatatagtcaagacattgacaaggttagaaataatgattcatatttgaagtattaattttgttcttcaagctcaaaggaaggtcagttgtatagcttatatcaccatcataactgttttcagctgtgctaacataattgcacaagggttttctaatcagacattagtcaaacacaatgtaccattagaacactggagtgatagttgatggaaatgggcctctatacaccaatggagatatttcattagaaaccagacgtttccacctagaatagtcatttaccacattaacaatgtatagagtgtatttttgattaatgttatctttattgaaaaaacagtgcttttctttgaaaaataaagacatttctaagtgaccccaaacttttgaacggtagtgtattacAAATCTTTCTTCATGTTCACATGTTGACATCGCAGGAGAAGCCCATGCCCATCATTAATTGTTGTTCCATTAAAGGGCACCAGTAATTCTGCttgtaaaataaaaagcttGGAACTTGTAAACCTACAAAGAATGCAGCAGTTATTACTGTTATCAATTATTAGTATTACAAGGTTTTCCTGCTATGTCATGTAGAATGTCTGCAGTTAAAaatgtctattataatataaatacccTTGAGAATAGTTGTCAAAATGGCTGCATCAGGTGCCGTTTGGTCCTCCGAGTCAAAGATGGTTATCTGGTATGAAAAGACATATGGAAGTAGTGAGTAGTCCGTGTCTTTAATCACAACATAAACATTCCCGAATAGTGTCTCACTTACAGACTCTCTGTGATCCATACACTGcaggaggagactgcagagctgAGACGCTTCTGCTGTCTCGACTCCAAACACATCTCCAATCCTGACAAGGAAGCCCTCTTTAATGTCAGCATCCAACtgtctgcaaaaaaaaatgcagTGACGGTGTCAGTCATATTTGTGATTCATTAAACAGCAGCTACATATCACAACATTAGCAAACCCAACATTGAGTTGAAACAATCAGGTAGATCCATTAGACGGGCCAAGGGACGGGCCTACCTGTCAATAGAAGTCTGCTTGTGTAAGAAGGCGAGCAGGTCGGCAGCCCTGCCCGATCCCTCAAAGACAAACACTGGCACAGGGGGAACATTGCTAACATAGTCCAACACAGCGGACACAATGGCAGGccctccctccaccaccacacacaccacaggcacTCCTTGTTTCAGTCCTACGAAGAATGGAGGAGAGGGTGAGGCATCAGTCACATCGAGCCCTTgagcttttctctcttcctttaaGTATTGCACGGAAAGgcgcacatacacactgacTCACGAGGGTGTATGTTCTTGAGATGGATGTGTTTCTCCAGCTGCCTCCTGAGGCCTTGTTGGCAGCCATGTTTTCCCAGCGTTCCATCATCCACCAACAGAAAGTGGGAGTGGAAACCATTAAGACAGGCCCTCTTGCTCAAAGGGTTCCCCAGCGGCTGGTAGGGCCTGAACACCTGAGCCATGGTGAGTAAAAGTCACATCGAGAGTCAAGCACCATAATGACGCATATTCAGAGTCAAACTGATGAAACCTCATTCAACAAAACAGACGAGTTCAGTGCTCACATCTCTGCCTATGAGGTCCGTGTTGTTGTCAATGACTCCCCATGGTGTGATGCCGACTGTGTTTCTCTTCCTCAGGTTGTGGCCCCCAAATGTTTTCACTGCCTCGCCCACATACTTAGACACACCTAGAGTATGTAAAGAGCAGCTGAATgagcaacaaataaacaattcaaGAGTATAAATAAGGAATTAAGCTCACTTAAGACACTTAATATAGATATCAAACACACCATTTTCAAATTCCTCTTTGTGCAACTGCAAACAAATGGACACAAGAGTGTCACACCGCTACGCCTCACAGGTAAGACACCCAGACAGTGAGTGAATGGACAGAAATCCTCACCAATAAAAGTACCTACTTGTGTTTAGTCTTTTTACAGGAGCATCATATCCAGAAATGTAAATGCAATGTAAAGTTTGACTGAACATCATAGAGGTATGTTTTTTAACAGTTTCACACCAGGACCAACAATGATTAAACTGAGTCGCGTTGTGCCAGAGGAGTACGGATTAGTAAGGAGTAGTCAGTGATACTGACCCACACACGGAGATgttataacatgaatcaaacTACCTGTATTAATGCCGTCAGTGAGTATCCATGCTCCTGTGCTGAGGGCGGCAGTGATCAGCCCTTTGCTGAACGCCTGCTTGACTTTACGGGGCAGGGTGAAGTTTTCTGAGCCGCCCTGGACAGATAGGATCAGCTTGGGTCTCTCCATCTGCCACTCCCTCAACATCAGCTGGAACAGCACCTCTGGTTTGGAGTCCACAGCCACACGAACATACTGGAGCGGAAAAAACATGGAACTTTTGGGGACTGAGAAGCTATTTATGCTTTTCTCAGGTACTGTGTTCAGTGAAGTAGATACTATCTCAGGTCATAGCATGCAAAGCTTGTTTATACAGCCATCATAAATGATCCTTGTCCTATTCAATCCTGGACAAGCATGTATCTTCATTTTGGGAGACATCGCTTGTATAAAATGGAGGCGTTCAGTTGTATAAAATGTGGTAACATAATTGAGAAAACTACAAATGTGCTCTTTGTCCAAGAAACACATGCGGTACACTGTAGAGTTAGAAGACTCACAGACCTTGGCCCGGCAGACGCGTGTGGCAGTGTCCTGAAAGTCGATGGTCCCAAAGGCATTGGTGGGACTGGCTTTGGTGTGGAGCTCGATGGACCAGTCCTCTTCCAGGTCCTGTCCAGGACCAGGATAGAGGTATGTGGGGGGAAGGGACTCTTGCCAAGAGTGCTCCCCAATCAGGCGGCCACAACCACATCTATCAATTGAAAGATTATGTAATTGAGTAAGGCAGGGGGTGAGAGGTAGCAGAAATTCAGTGCGACTTTTATCAATTTTCTAAGCTCTCAAAAGTAGGTATTTGCCCCAAAATCACAGTATTGTTGGATAACATGCACAGATACCAGACAGGCCTCCACCTGGCCTATTTAAGTCAGGCCGCTGCAATGTGTCCCccttcctgtctcactcccttCCTCTTGAGCTCCCTTTGTCTTTGGGTCTATGTTTGGTTGTGTTTATCATTTTACAGCCAAAAAAATATTCCCACACATCTCTCATCCATTCATGAATCTCCTACAGTGCTGATAAGACAAACCTTCATGcgttatgtttattttcttactACAGGAtagcaacaaaataaaagacattcgCATGATCACCTTCTTTGAGGCAGTTTGTGACAAATTAAGCAAGTGGTTCTTTTCTAAATGTGTGGGGAGGAAATCAAATCACATTTCCTTTGGAATAGGGGGTGGGGTATAGATGGGGAATGTAGTAGATTTGTGGATTGTGTAAAGAtgcatataaaacacacaattcaTACATTATACCTTATCAAGTTTTGGCATACTTGACATCCTGGGATACATCTGTAAGATACAGGAAACAACACATTATCAAAGAATCCACactctattctaatctattccTGGAAGGAAGGGCTGAGTGCCAAATAGTTTTGCGATGAGAAATATGTTGTTTCCAACCACTGCTGATAATATCCAACTATATACTAACTAAACAAATAATCATGTATTTCTTCTGAGAATGATAACAACCTGTACTTTTCTGGAAGCTCATCAATGCAATCAGACTCCAGTTTACCTGTGTAGGTCCCGAGATGAAGGGATAAACTTCACACAATCTCTTTTGGAGAAGGATTCCTCAATCCAAGATTTACGTGACTGGAATAAGAAGGAACacaattatatacatacataatattTACTTACAGTACACAGATCCTGGAGCAGCTAAGCACTAGCTTCTCAACTGCATTGTCAAACCCGAACTCCAGCAATAAAACACACTATTGCtaaaaaaagtgtaattaaGGACCTTTTCGATGAAGCTCATTCCAGCGCAGGCAGCAGCATGCTGGACCTGCTGTGAACTGACTGCAAGTCCCTCCCTTTCATAAAAACATGAACTGCACTCTTTTCCCAGAAGACTTTTCTTCACGCTTCACCAGGTCGTTCAAGGTCTGTGCTGCTCCTGTGGTCCTTTTCACAGAACAATTTAACAATGACCTTACTAAGGAGAGCATTGTTGGTcggaaacatacacacatcccCTTCCTGAGGTCCGTACAAATGGCTGGGAGGGAGCTGCTGTGTTAACACTAAACATCTGATGTAGCTCACTGTGTTTCTGTGCATTACATATTGTATTTCAGTTTCAGACATAAAATCTCATGAATGTTTCATGTGCTGCAGCTGCAATTTTAGAATTTCCACTAAACTAACACAATATGAATCACCTAAAAGCACTACTTTAAAGATCCTGTAGGCCTACTATATGGGAATATATAAATAGTCATTTATATAAGTAGCACATTATTAGCAGCCTCATTTATTATAAAGTATAGCATTATTTACCTGAATGTATGTCACTATTTTcaaaagaaatataatgtaaCATTTTGAGTGAATTATTTGCTTTACGGTCGTTGTTTTTTGTTATAAATAACCTAGATGGCAGGTACGACGTCATTATCTGCAAGTAACATGGTGACTGCCATCAGATGAAGAGCTGAATATAAACCGTACAACATGTGGAGTCTGTAAAGGTAACAGGTAGGCCTACCAGTACCGGTGTGTTTAGCTTTGACTGAATTATGAACGTTATCTAAGCTCAGAAACGTTAGTTGATTAACGCTAATTAAAGCTATGTTATATCAcgttaaatgtagaaatagcaTATTATTTATCTAAAGTGTAAGCTGGAAACGAAAAATTAAGGAGATAACTTCAGCCAACATTGAAATCACATCAAAACGTGACGGACATTAGCTATTTGCAAACGACAGCTAATAAGTAACGTCTAATAAATAGTTTTATAACTATCATAAACCGCATAAATACATCTTCACACCAGCTGGAAACAAGCTGGGCTCATTCGTGGATATAAGATTCTCCATAACTTACCATGGCAGTGCACCGCAGTAGTTACACGCGTGTGTGATGTGTGCGAGTCCACATGTTTCTCGAGTCGAATCCCACCTCTTTATTTAGTCCCCTGACAAGGACCGACTGCCCCTTTATCAGCCGCAGGTCCAAAGGGCAGAGAGCCAGACGCCCTGAGGAGTccatgacctcctcctccagacatgCAGGACTCTTTGCCCTCAGGGCTGCGGTCAACCCAGcacggttttcaaaataagacgtCGACCAATCGTATACTGTTATGGAAATTAGATTAAATACATGGTATTCACATTAAGTACAACACGTGACCTGCTTATAGTGAGTTAAAGGGAAAATACAACTCAAATGTGTGTAGGTTGTCTTTATTCTTTGATGTGAGGGTTAATGGAAAGATAATAAATTGAATATCTGAACGACTGACTGATATGTATGTGTTCAGACCTTTTCTGACCACATCCAAACATCTTAAATGTACCAATTCAGAGATTTTACAAAGTTAAAAGAAAAAGGTACTCTAACAATAGATACATTAATCATTCCAGACAACGCCTGATGCATGTGTTCAGGACATATGTTCTGACTCCACCAATATTGACAATCAAACAACTTTACTGTACcaaatatattgttgttgtgcaCATTTGGCTGATTTGTGTGTTAACTTTTTATCTGTGTAAAGTGCTCACCCCTGATGGCAATCGAAGGCCATGAATAGGTTGCATAGGAAACTTACAAACAACTATGTTCACACCTTGA
It contains:
- the trpm6 gene encoding transient receptor potential cation channel subfamily M member 6 isoform X2, whose protein sequence is MSFIEKSRKSWIEESFSKRDCVKFIPSSRDLHRCIPGCQVCQNLIRCGCGRLIGEHSWQESLPPTYLYPGPGQDLEEDWSIELHTKASPTNAFGTIDFQDTATRVCRAKYVRVAVDSKPEVLFQLMLREWQMERPKLILSVQGGSENFTLPRKVKQAFSKGLITAALSTGAWILTDGINTGVSKYVGEAVKTFGGHNLRKRNTVGITPWGVIDNNTDLIGRDVFRPYQPLGNPLSKRACLNGFHSHFLLVDDGTLGKHGCQQGLRRQLEKHIHLKNIHPRLKQGVPVVCVVVEGGPAIVSAVLDYVSNVPPVPVFVFEGSGRAADLLAFLHKQTSIDRQLDADIKEGFLVRIGDVFGVETAEASQLCSLLLQCMDHRESITIFDSEDQTAPDAAILTTILKGTSASPAEQLSMALAWDRADIAQKHVLVYGQHWEVGSLEQAMLDALVMDRVSFVKLLIDNGMTMSRFLTVYRLEELYNTGQTDRFLRHLVEDAKQTSLPIGYRLSLIDMGLVIESLIGGAYRSSYTRKHFRAAYSILQGKEQDASPGSSPEVTSSPGPGDAPLLVPFNFNDLFVWAILHQRQQMALFLWQHGEETLARAAVACKLYRSMAFEARQSSMDDNISDRFTTYSLEFGQLAVDLLDCAFRQNKKMAMKLLISEMDVWSHYTCLQMSVSSCHRPFVSHSSTQTLLTDLWTGPLNMRKNSFVKIILSLLLPPAILLLEFKSKAEMCHVPQSHEAILFGLESGKSEPGDEGSQDAERGLSFHDRYSMSEAVSSTTVQCLSWITRIYDFYTAPVVKFWFHTMSYLVFLMLFSYVVLVEMQDQPSVQEWLVIAYILSTAVEKTREVLMSEPRKLSQKLKIWFSEYWNISDVIAILLFLAGLTLRWYANPYRTAGRISYCLDIIFWFVRVLDLLAVNQQAGPYLTMIIKMTSNMFFIVVMMAIVLLSFGVSRKAILSPNEDPSWSLARDIVFQPYFMIFGEVYATEIDPCDDGNPCPPASFLTAFLQAVYMFFQYIIMVNILIAFFNNVYFDLASISKNLWKYNRYRYIMTYQELPWLPPPFILISHMTIGLRAIYRKCIGDAEREERGSGLKLYLGHEDRKRLHEFEEKCVEAYFHEKSEGLQSCQMNRIRATSERAEEMCMMVGEVSDKVIFIQDSLSGLDGQLGQLQDLSALAVDTLTLLSASDSLQQEEARLAQCQLLTESRHILPHSWTLPHTSEADCDVLTPTVNHPGENCLGTSRAGSHASLAHFYGGGPSHCGSPLSARSLESSYHKPHVYPSQEKTSVDKQAEERTHEQLSNVVVSRASSNDFLLSKSRDISEGLVNPAFSPDDSRPSSRYRPSSPCERSLKLTGWRYLSRDSPYGHCRSLSSSVENMTFSGAPLTLMRGSFPSLNEPMDKESLSDERSLRENRSLLCSKNKEWSKSSDFTQVLNSRGKRHSRKTVKIQESSPDTETTQSNLSDACWRRNRRLTGEPACWSASTSLSQLNFEPMDLLKKQVFSHQDVWSSWARSMSHKSSLQSGIASEVKSSSFQSSEILYPHYSAMERNNLMRLAQTIPFTPVSILGGEEVSIYSLEEVSSGADPECGPVSSWSSRGLSAMLQPLSSEEGSMDGGLRLGCRVLCTWAERNVLGPGLVYVVKAFRPEVVRAWQMYFDGSTALQLCLREIQQQRAAQKMMQMFNEVKPDDMHHSPRCAFSLVHAFVRFCTCTNVFPPTRYLDVALVFWHSNGQWMTIERNMSGDFRKYNNNTGEEITPCCSLEEMLLAFSHWTYEYSCRELLVLDIQGVEEELTDPTVIMADDQRGEMLFGPDNLGDAAISGFLQKHSCGGCCRRLGLTDLRKSPDSCEEEPTWGKEEQEGDEPRM